A region of Candidatus Diapherotrites archaeon DNA encodes the following proteins:
- the hisF gene encoding imidazole glycerol phosphate synthase subunit HisF produces MLAKRIIPCLDCDLSVAQGRVVKGVQFKEIKYAGVPWEQAEAYYAQGADEIVFLDITASSERRETMVDVIEKTAQEVFVPLTVGGGIRSLADAKSVFEAGADKVSINTAALERPRLISEIAKAYGNQAVVLAIDAKKREEKGKVWWECSKYGGRKFTGKNALEWAKEAVELGAGEILLTSMDRDGTKEGFDLELTKAVSESVNVPVIASGGGGNLESFVDVFETGKADAALAASIFHFNEFPVWKVKAYLKEKGIVVRE; encoded by the coding sequence ATGCTCGCAAAACGAATCATTCCCTGTCTGGACTGCGACCTTTCGGTCGCGCAAGGAAGAGTCGTCAAAGGAGTCCAGTTCAAGGAAATAAAATACGCCGGCGTGCCGTGGGAGCAGGCCGAAGCGTATTACGCGCAGGGCGCTGACGAAATCGTCTTTCTGGACATCACCGCAAGTTCCGAGAGAAGAGAAACAATGGTTGACGTAATCGAAAAAACCGCGCAGGAAGTTTTCGTGCCGTTAACTGTCGGGGGCGGAATACGCTCACTGGCGGACGCAAAAAGTGTGTTCGAAGCAGGCGCGGACAAGGTAAGCATAAACACTGCCGCGCTGGAAAGGCCTCGCCTCATTTCGGAGATTGCAAAAGCGTATGGCAACCAGGCAGTCGTGCTGGCGATTGACGCGAAAAAAAGGGAAGAGAAAGGAAAAGTCTGGTGGGAGTGCTCGAAATACGGCGGCCGCAAATTCACGGGAAAAAACGCCCTCGAATGGGCGAAAGAAGCGGTTGAACTTGGCGCAGGCGAAATCCTCCTGACAAGCATGGACCGCGACGGAACAAAAGAGGGCTTCGACCTCGAACTGACAAAAGCGGTTTCGGAAAGCGTTAACGTTCCAGTCATTGCAAGCGGGGGCGGGGGAAACCTTGAAAGCTTTGTGGATGTATTTGAAACAGGAAAGGCCGATGCCGCGCTTGCCGCAAGCATTTTCCATTTCAACGAGTTTCCGGTGTGGAAAGTCAAGGCATACCTGAAAGAAAAGGGAATTGTAGTGAGGGAATGA
- a CDS encoding DUF1801 domain-containing protein — MKNYSAKNVDEYIAGAGIEAQPTLKEIRKIIKSAVPKAEESISWGVPFYKYQGLLAGFAAFKSHAGFGLAFALQSKDRKALEEKGYVTGKKTIQIRFDQKAPAAEIGQILKAKAKMNEAKKAKK, encoded by the coding sequence GTGAAAAATTACAGCGCAAAAAACGTCGACGAGTACATTGCCGGCGCAGGCATAGAAGCGCAGCCGACGCTCAAGGAAATCAGGAAAATAATCAAATCAGCCGTGCCAAAGGCGGAGGAAAGCATCAGCTGGGGCGTGCCATTCTACAAATACCAGGGCCTTCTTGCCGGGTTTGCCGCATTCAAGAGCCACGCCGGCTTCGGCCTGGCGTTCGCGCTTCAAAGTAAAGACCGCAAAGCGCTCGAAGAAAAAGGTTATGTGACCGGAAAAAAAACCATTCAAATCAGGTTCGACCAAAAAGCGCCGGCCGCGGAGATAGGGCAAATCCTTAAAGCAAAAGCGAAAATGAATGAGGCAAAAAAAGCAAAAAAGTAA
- a CDS encoding TIGR04084 family radical SAM/SPASM domain-containing protein, which translates to MMYHIITTPDCNLCCSYCAGKAFDEPEDASNNMQFESLPMKISYSMQDLNSFLAKDREKKGLIFYGGEPLVALQSVKQVMDSVQADYFMMQTNGILLNLLPKEYANRFHTILVSIDGGKERTNANRGEGTFERVVSNLKLLGQNGFKGEIIARMTVEEPTNFFDDIMALLHNTDFAFSSVHWQLDANMWHDYEKRNFSKWSKAYNQDISRLADYWLAELEKGNVLRLYPFLGLLDAILNGTQYNLPCGSGTGNFSILTNGEISACPIMAGVKDKYVGNIRDSNPEDLPFKITVGGPCVSCEVFSYCGGRCLYSNIAKPWPEKGFKEVCGTVKHLVKEMQRIRPKVKALLDNGTIEWEQLAFVKYNSAEIIP; encoded by the coding sequence ATGATGTACCACATCATCACGACCCCGGACTGCAACCTTTGCTGCAGCTACTGTGCGGGCAAGGCCTTCGACGAGCCGGAGGACGCGAGCAACAACATGCAGTTTGAATCCCTGCCCATGAAAATCTCGTATTCGATGCAGGACCTCAATTCTTTCCTTGCCAAGGACAGGGAAAAGAAGGGCCTGATTTTTTACGGCGGCGAGCCTCTTGTAGCCCTGCAGTCAGTCAAGCAGGTAATGGATTCAGTGCAAGCCGACTATTTCATGATGCAGACAAACGGCATTTTGCTCAACCTTTTGCCGAAAGAGTATGCAAACCGCTTTCACACAATCCTGGTTTCCATTGACGGCGGAAAGGAAAGGACTAACGCAAACAGGGGCGAGGGAACATTTGAACGCGTTGTCTCCAACCTCAAATTGCTCGGGCAAAACGGCTTCAAGGGCGAAATAATCGCGAGAATGACTGTCGAGGAGCCCACAAACTTTTTTGACGACATCATGGCACTGCTCCACAACACTGATTTTGCGTTCTCTTCCGTTCACTGGCAGCTTGACGCAAACATGTGGCACGATTACGAAAAAAGAAACTTCTCAAAATGGAGCAAAGCCTATAATCAAGACATTTCAAGGCTCGCGGATTACTGGCTTGCCGAGCTTGAAAAAGGAAACGTTTTGCGCCTTTATCCTTTCCTCGGCCTGCTTGACGCAATCCTCAATGGAACACAATACAATCTGCCATGCGGTTCCGGCACAGGCAACTTTTCAATCCTGACAAACGGCGAAATCAGCGCGTGCCCGATCATGGCGGGAGTGAAAGACAAATACGTTGGCAACATCCGCGATTCAAATCCGGAAGACCTGCCGTTCAAGATAACCGTCGGCGGGCCATGCGTTTCCTGCGAGGTTTTCAGCTATTGCGGAGGCAGGTGCCTTTATTCAAACATCGCAAAGCCCTGGCCGGAAAAAGGCTTCAAGGAAGTCTGCGGAACCGTAAAGCATTTGGTCAAGGAAATGCAGAGAATTCGCCCAAAAGTTAAGGCCTTGCTTGACAATGGAACAATCGAATGGGAACAGCTTGCCTTCGTCAAATACAACAGCGCGGAAATTATCCCCTGA
- the hisS gene encoding histidine--tRNA ligase, translated as MAEEKFQAIRGMRDILPEQARKKLFLEGLARRIFEKYGFQPMQTPVVEDFALLAKKGSGGEAIKEEIYYFKDKSERELGLRFDLTVPLARVIATNPQLPKPFKRYQIERVYRYDRPGAKRYREFTQADADIIGVKSVFADFELIALAAEFFSEINVDFYIRLNNRKLLEAVAQANGVEERQIKDCFRSLDKLEKIGEEEVRKELEQKGISDKIIETLKKNDFEGLPKDVKEKDGFKELKELLDLLEENGLSKKVKVDLSLARGLEYYTGNVFEVSSAGISCGGGGRYDNLIESYGGSPTPAIGISFGIDRLLDVVEEKLGVENPVKFFVIPIGKTQKECLKIVQEMRRLGLNTDIDLVGRGISKNLEFASKQGIKFAIIAGEDELQKKELAVKNLETGEQKTVRLDALKELWDLE; from the coding sequence ATGGCTGAAGAAAAATTCCAGGCGATAAGGGGAATGCGCGACATCCTGCCCGAACAGGCGCGCAAAAAACTTTTCCTCGAAGGTTTAGCCAGGCGCATCTTTGAAAAATACGGTTTCCAGCCAATGCAGACGCCCGTCGTGGAAGACTTCGCCTTGCTTGCAAAGAAAGGCTCTGGCGGCGAGGCAATCAAGGAAGAAATCTACTACTTCAAGGACAAGTCCGAGAGAGAGCTTGGCCTGCGCTTCGACCTGACGGTTCCATTGGCACGTGTCATAGCAACAAACCCGCAGCTGCCGAAACCGTTCAAGCGCTACCAGATCGAAAGGGTTTACCGGTATGACAGGCCGGGCGCAAAAAGGTATCGCGAGTTTACACAGGCGGATGCCGACATCATCGGAGTGAAAAGCGTTTTCGCTGACTTTGAACTGATTGCGCTTGCAGCCGAATTTTTTTCAGAAATAAACGTTGATTTCTACATAAGGCTGAATAACAGAAAACTGCTCGAAGCCGTCGCGCAGGCGAATGGCGTGGAAGAACGCCAAATCAAGGACTGTTTCAGGAGCCTGGACAAACTGGAAAAAATCGGCGAAGAAGAAGTCAGGAAGGAATTGGAACAAAAAGGCATTTCCGACAAGATCATTGAAACGCTCAAGAAAAACGATTTCGAAGGCCTGCCCAAGGACGTGAAAGAAAAAGACGGGTTCAAGGAACTCAAAGAACTATTGGATTTGCTTGAAGAAAACGGCCTGTCAAAAAAAGTAAAAGTCGACCTTAGCCTGGCACGCGGATTGGAATATTACACTGGAAACGTTTTCGAGGTTTCAAGTGCGGGAATTTCCTGCGGCGGGGGCGGCCGATATGACAATCTCATTGAAAGCTATGGCGGTTCGCCTACACCGGCAATCGGCATTTCTTTTGGAATCGACAGGCTCCTTGATGTCGTCGAAGAAAAGCTCGGCGTAGAAAACCCGGTGAAATTCTTTGTCATTCCGATCGGAAAAACGCAAAAAGAATGCCTTAAAATCGTGCAGGAAATGAGAAGGCTGGGCCTGAACACTGACATTGATTTGGTTGGAAGGGGCATTTCAAAAAACCTTGAATTCGCAAGCAAGCAGGGTATCAAATTCGCGATTATTGCCGGCGAAGACGAACTGCAGAAAAAAGAGCTTGCAGTCAAAAACCTTGAAACCGGCGAACAGAAAACAGTCAGGCTTGACGCGCTCAAAGAGCTTTGGGATTTGGAATAA
- the hisB gene encoding imidazoleglycerol-phosphate dehydratase HisB produces MSEGKGKANEKKAKSFVRKAEIERNTTETKIKASVNLDGEGRYEIETGIGFFNHMLELFSKHSLIDVSLEAKGDLEVDLHHTVEDTGIVLGQAIAKALGDKKGIARYGWEYVPMDESLAFCAIDLSGRPKLVFDAKFPLDRIGGFPTELVEEFFQAVANELKANIHVKVVYGKNAHHLVEALFKAFARALRCAVEFDRRQKFLPSTKGML; encoded by the coding sequence ATGAGCGAAGGCAAAGGAAAGGCAAACGAAAAAAAGGCGAAATCATTCGTGAGGAAAGCGGAGATTGAACGGAACACCACTGAAACCAAAATCAAAGCCTCGGTAAACCTTGACGGCGAAGGCAGGTATGAAATTGAAACCGGAATCGGGTTCTTCAACCACATGCTCGAACTTTTCTCCAAGCACAGCCTCATCGACGTTTCGCTTGAGGCAAAAGGCGACTTGGAAGTGGATTTGCACCACACTGTCGAGGATACCGGCATTGTCCTCGGACAGGCAATAGCTAAAGCGCTTGGCGACAAAAAGGGCATTGCAAGGTACGGCTGGGAATACGTGCCAATGGATGAAAGCCTTGCGTTCTGCGCGATTGATTTGAGCGGCAGGCCAAAGCTTGTGTTCGACGCAAAGTTTCCGCTCGACCGCATCGGCGGGTTTCCGACCGAGCTTGTGGAAGAATTCTTCCAGGCAGTGGCAAACGAGCTGAAGGCAAACATCCACGTCAAAGTTGTTTACGGAAAGAATGCACACCACCTGGTTGAAGCGCTGTTCAAGGCTTTCGCGCGCGCGTTGCGTTGCGCGGTTGAATTTGACAGGCGGCAGAAGTTTTTGCCGAGCACCAAGGGAATGCTATGA
- the hisI gene encoding phosphoribosyl-AMP cyclohydrolase: MKMLLPSIDLKGRKVVQLQQGKTEKIRIASAPEKFAEKFSAFREVQVIDLDAAKRIGSNLATVKKICSVVNANTGGGIDSVEKAKALIGAGAKRVIIGSAANKEFLQKLGAQIGKEKIIVALDSWKGEVVVKGWQEKTGADYLQKAKEFEGLCSAFLFTCVEKEGLMKGIDFEAVQRLRKATKNRIIAAGGIASLEEARRLEGIGVDCALGMSLYTSKIKLSDILPDELDFEKGNGLLPAIAQDWNTGEVLMLAYMNRESLRRTLKEGKACYWSRSRQKLWVKGETSGNFQIVREVRFDCDNDAILLKVKQEGNVACHTGKRSCFFRKAEELK, from the coding sequence ATGAAAATGTTGTTGCCAAGCATTGACTTGAAAGGCAGAAAAGTTGTCCAGCTGCAGCAGGGCAAAACCGAGAAGATTCGCATAGCGTCTGCTCCCGAAAAATTCGCGGAAAAATTCTCCGCTTTCAGGGAAGTGCAGGTCATTGATTTGGACGCGGCAAAACGCATAGGCTCAAATCTCGCAACCGTCAAAAAAATCTGCTCTGTCGTGAATGCAAACACCGGCGGCGGAATCGACAGCGTGGAAAAAGCCAAAGCGCTCATCGGCGCTGGCGCAAAGCGCGTCATCATCGGCAGTGCCGCAAACAAGGAATTCCTGCAAAAGCTTGGCGCGCAAATTGGAAAGGAAAAAATCATTGTTGCATTGGATTCATGGAAAGGCGAGGTTGTTGTGAAAGGCTGGCAGGAAAAAACCGGGGCGGATTATTTGCAAAAGGCGAAAGAATTTGAAGGCCTGTGCTCTGCATTCCTGTTCACGTGCGTGGAAAAAGAGGGCCTCATGAAAGGCATCGACTTTGAAGCGGTGCAAAGGCTTCGCAAGGCAACGAAAAACCGCATCATTGCCGCCGGCGGGATTGCCTCGCTTGAAGAGGCGCGCAGGCTTGAAGGCATCGGCGTGGACTGCGCATTGGGCATGTCATTGTACACTAGCAAGATAAAATTATCCGACATCCTGCCCGATGAACTTGACTTTGAAAAGGGAAACGGCCTGCTGCCTGCAATCGCACAGGACTGGAATACGGGAGAAGTGCTTATGCTTGCATACATGAACAGGGAAAGCCTTCGCCGCACCCTGAAAGAAGGAAAGGCCTGCTATTGGAGCAGAAGCAGGCAAAAATTATGGGTGAAAGGCGAAACTTCCGGAAACTTCCAGATTGTCAGGGAAGTGAGATTTGACTGCGACAACGACGCGATTCTTCTTAAAGTGAAGCAGGAAGGCAATGTTGCCTGTCACACGGGCAAGAGGAGCTGTTTTTTCAGGAAAGCGGAGGAATTGAAATGA
- a CDS encoding class I SAM-dependent methyltransferase, with protein sequence MGRRLRDIIKLYEGNRPLCRWSVSKTGLPTIYQNLGFNIEDIRRIHQATPDRKIRVLDLGCKEGTSIMQLAREYPEMEAHGLSLKRAPEWRGQENVLWHVAHAHNTRRPDNYFDFVYSHFGIAHATPKSTAFAELYRILRPGGEAKFNMLIQIGGQKEINTWHSELKAAGFEIITENTKPIPGTYPTRVFHVRKPARSE encoded by the coding sequence GTGGGCCGAAGACTCAGAGACATAATCAAACTTTACGAAGGAAACAGGCCCCTGTGCAGGTGGTCGGTGAGCAAAACCGGCCTGCCAACAATTTACCAAAATCTGGGGTTTAATATCGAGGACATAAGAAGGATTCACCAAGCAACGCCTGACAGAAAAATCAGGGTCCTTGATTTAGGCTGTAAAGAAGGAACAAGCATCATGCAACTTGCCAGAGAATACCCCGAAATGGAAGCACATGGCCTCAGCTTAAAGCGCGCCCCGGAATGGCGCGGACAAGAAAACGTTTTATGGCATGTTGCGCACGCGCACAACACGCGCCGCCCAGACAATTACTTCGACTTTGTTTACTCGCATTTCGGCATAGCACACGCAACGCCCAAAAGCACAGCCTTTGCCGAATTATACCGAATACTCAGGCCGGGCGGGGAAGCCAAATTCAACATGCTCATCCAAATAGGCGGACAAAAAGAGATAAACACCTGGCATAGCGAACTCAAAGCCGCAGGATTTGAAATAATCACGGAAAACACAAAACCTATTCCGGGAACTTATCCGACAAGAGTATTCCACGTCAGAAAGCCAGCGCGTTCGGAATAA
- a CDS encoding ribose-5-phosphate isomerase A, whose amino-acid sequence MALSENLVELLVDKYIKKGEVLSFGTSEMAEIFLKKVALKAEEEKLSFSVVPTSAKMAGMLTELGLEVVSLNDIEIDVAVEFVDQADNFFNFIKRDSHSLVRDKMIAQSAAELIIITERKNLVARLHGKIPFEIAIFGWKRTVAQLEKLGRANIVLRDGKPAKTESNNYLTEVLVDRIYSLEDLEFQAKEIPGVLETGLFIGYADRMLLHNGHIEVKSRLDYTKQSKEAEVLGEKGFFTI is encoded by the coding sequence ATGGCTTTGAGCGAAAATCTGGTTGAACTGCTTGTCGACAAGTACATAAAAAAAGGCGAAGTGCTGTCGTTCGGCACAAGCGAGATGGCCGAAATCTTCCTCAAAAAGGTCGCATTGAAGGCGGAGGAGGAAAAGCTGTCGTTTTCGGTCGTTCCCACTTCCGCAAAAATGGCGGGAATGCTCACCGAACTGGGCCTTGAAGTGGTTTCGCTGAACGACATCGAAATAGACGTTGCAGTCGAGTTTGTCGACCAAGCTGACAATTTTTTCAATTTCATCAAGCGCGACTCGCATTCGCTTGTGAGGGACAAGATGATAGCGCAGAGCGCGGCAGAGCTCATAATCATCACTGAAAGGAAAAACCTTGTCGCAAGATTGCATGGAAAAATCCCGTTTGAAATCGCCATTTTCGGCTGGAAGCGCACGGTCGCACAGCTTGAAAAGCTCGGCAGGGCAAACATCGTTTTGCGCGACGGAAAGCCGGCGAAAACCGAGTCGAACAACTATCTCACGGAAGTGCTGGTCGACAGGATTTATTCGCTTGAAGACTTGGAATTCCAGGCAAAGGAGATTCCGGGCGTGCTTGAAACCGGCCTGTTCATAGGCTATGCGGACAGGATGCTATTGCACAACGGCCACATCGAAGTGAAAAGCAGGCTCGACTACACCAAACAGTCGAAGGAAGCCGAAGTCCTGGGCGAAAAAGGGTTTTTCACCATCTGA
- a CDS encoding aspartate ammonia-lyase, with translation MQEKQNAFRTEKDSLGEKNVPLEANFGIFTQRAFENFRISGLKAPKELLKAYISIKLCASQTNAQLGVLEKDKADAIVRACRELLAKPLHEDFPLDVFQAGAGTPYNMNANEVIANKATELLGGRKGEYLVHPNDHVNLSQSSNDVSPTAIRIAALWQLQNLDKNLAQLQAAFEGKSHDFADLLKAGRTHLQDALPITLGQEFSAFAKAVEKSRKRIRQSEENLRILGIGATALGTGSNAPKEYQKLMVENLAKETGLELKPADNLFEKTAFASDYLETAHALSEFAVDLNKICNDLRLLSSGPNTGFAEIVLPGVQPGSSIMPGKVNPSISEMANMVCYQVQGNTKTIELAAMNGELQLNVFTPVIAHNLLQSIDILANACSALNEKCVSGIQANEKKLKENFDKNLATATLLSPLIGYAKTAELVKEALRENKSLIEIVKEKKLLSEEKLSKLLSKEVLTMANLEELNKLK, from the coding sequence ATGCAGGAAAAACAAAACGCCTTCCGCACCGAAAAGGACTCGCTCGGCGAAAAAAACGTGCCTCTTGAAGCCAATTTCGGCATTTTTACCCAGCGCGCTTTCGAAAACTTCCGGATCAGCGGCCTGAAAGCGCCGAAAGAACTGCTGAAAGCCTACATTTCAATCAAGCTGTGCGCCAGCCAAACCAACGCGCAATTGGGCGTGCTTGAAAAAGACAAGGCTGATGCCATTGTGCGGGCGTGCAGGGAACTGCTTGCAAAGCCTTTGCATGAGGATTTTCCGCTTGACGTTTTCCAGGCCGGAGCCGGAACACCCTACAACATGAACGCAAACGAAGTCATTGCGAACAAGGCAACGGAACTGCTTGGCGGAAGGAAAGGCGAATACCTAGTGCACCCGAACGACCATGTAAACCTCTCGCAGTCAAGCAACGACGTTTCGCCGACGGCAATACGCATCGCAGCATTATGGCAACTGCAAAACCTCGACAAGAACCTGGCGCAATTGCAGGCCGCATTTGAAGGAAAAAGCCATGACTTTGCGGATTTGCTTAAAGCGGGGAGAACGCACCTGCAGGACGCATTGCCCATAACTCTCGGCCAGGAATTCTCGGCTTTCGCAAAAGCCGTTGAAAAAAGCAGGAAACGCATCAGGCAAAGCGAGGAAAATTTGCGAATTCTTGGCATCGGAGCAACCGCGCTTGGCACCGGCTCGAACGCGCCGAAAGAATACCAGAAACTCATGGTTGAAAACCTCGCAAAAGAAACCGGCCTCGAACTCAAACCGGCCGACAACCTGTTCGAAAAAACCGCTTTTGCCTCCGATTACCTTGAAACCGCGCACGCACTATCCGAATTTGCTGTCGATTTGAACAAGATTTGCAATGATTTGCGCCTGCTATCCTCAGGCCCGAACACTGGTTTTGCGGAAATCGTTTTGCCTGGCGTGCAACCCGGCAGCAGCATAATGCCCGGCAAGGTCAATCCAAGCATATCCGAAATGGCGAACATGGTCTGCTATCAGGTGCAAGGCAACACAAAAACAATCGAACTGGCGGCAATGAACGGCGAACTGCAGTTGAACGTGTTCACGCCGGTCATCGCGCACAACCTGTTGCAGTCAATCGACATTTTGGCAAACGCCTGCTCCGCCTTGAACGAAAAATGCGTTTCCGGCATCCAGGCGAACGAAAAAAAGCTGAAAGAAAACTTCGACAAAAACCTGGCAACGGCAACGCTTCTCTCTCCGTTAATCGGCTACGCAAAGACAGCAGAGCTCGTCAAAGAAGCGCTACGCGAAAACAAAAGCCTGATTGAGATAGTGAAAGAGAAAAAACTGCTATCCGAAGAAAAGCTGTCCAAACTGCTTTCGAAAGAAGTTCTGACGATGGCTAATTTGGAAGAATTAAATAAATTGAAGTAG
- a CDS encoding 2'-5' RNA ligase family protein: MIEFRFHGYTKKYLKETIFDVSKKFRVSGVTKKHVVPHISLVGPFQTRNQREVVSKFVNVSKKYGRINFKLSGFRHFDDRVVFVDVESSSELAKYRQDLFKSLEPVIYTTDTDYLEPFAFHSTVAFKDIQHKFDRIFSYLDKQKPKQINQTLLRATLLKGGKILCEYDFIQKRLLKRKEALDKKLMKKTIGILKETKNADITKIPEFTAKESEGKRTFLISDLHLDHANIIKFCKRPFKNVEEMNRALVDNWNKTVSKNDTVYFLGDMAYGKNSRSAKYWLSKLNGKIVFIEGNHEDIGNMKSYTQIILNFGQERFLLIHDPALKPADWQGWVIHGHKHNNDLSGYPYINKKNKTINVSAELVNYTPKRLDEVCKEIGVFEFKIL; encoded by the coding sequence TTGATTGAATTCAGGTTTCATGGTTACACAAAAAAGTATCTGAAGGAAACCATTTTTGACGTCTCGAAAAAGTTCCGCGTTTCAGGCGTTACCAAAAAGCACGTTGTTCCGCATATAAGCTTGGTTGGGCCGTTTCAAACAAGAAACCAAAGAGAAGTCGTGTCCAAGTTTGTGAACGTGTCCAAAAAATATGGGCGCATAAACTTCAAGTTGTCAGGATTCCGCCACTTTGACGATCGGGTGGTTTTCGTTGATGTCGAGTCTTCCTCTGAACTGGCCAAATACCGGCAAGACCTGTTCAAAAGCTTGGAGCCAGTCATTTACACGACCGACACCGACTACCTTGAACCATTCGCGTTCCATTCTACAGTCGCCTTCAAAGACATCCAACACAAATTTGACAGGATTTTCTCCTATTTGGATAAACAAAAGCCTAAACAAATAAACCAAACCCTGCTCAGGGCCACGTTGTTAAAAGGCGGAAAAATTCTATGCGAATACGATTTCATTCAAAAAAGGCTGCTCAAACGGAAAGAGGCACTAGACAAAAAACTAATGAAAAAGACGATTGGCATATTGAAGGAAACCAAAAACGCGGACATCACAAAAATACCTGAATTTACGGCCAAAGAAAGCGAAGGAAAACGCACTTTTCTTATAAGCGACCTCCACTTGGACCATGCCAATATTATAAAATTCTGCAAAAGGCCATTCAAGAATGTCGAAGAAATGAACCGCGCACTAGTTGATAATTGGAACAAAACTGTCTCTAAAAACGACACGGTTTATTTTTTGGGTGATATGGCATATGGCAAAAACAGCAGGTCGGCAAAATACTGGCTTTCCAAACTAAACGGCAAAATAGTGTTCATTGAAGGCAATCATGAGGATATTGGCAACATGAAATCATACACGCAAATAATACTAAATTTTGGGCAAGAACGATTTCTCTTAATTCATGATCCAGCGCTCAAACCAGCCGACTGGCAAGGATGGGTTATCCACGGGCACAAACACAACAACGATTTGTCTGGTTACCCATACATTAACAAAAAAAACAAAACAATCAACGTAAGCGCAGAATTGGTAAATTACACCCCAAAACGGTTAGATGAGGTTTGCAAAGAAATTGGGGTGTTTGAATTCAAGATTCTTTAG
- a CDS encoding ATP phosphoribosyltransferase, whose translation MKGKEDGSGKKLKLGIPKGSLQNSTIELFKKAGYDIRAEERSYYPKINDDEIECVLIRAQEMSRYVEQGAIDLGLTGKDWILENKSSVDEIADLVYAKSGLGRVKWVLAVPNDSKIKGVKDLQGKRIATELVGFTKEWLAKNNVKAEVEFSWGATEVKPPTLADAIVEVTETGSSLRANGLRIVETLMESNTKLIANKGAAKDLWKRKKIDEIATLLKGAIAAQTLAGLMMNVQEKNLQKVLKVLPSLNNPTVSKLSKEGWFDVLTIVKIDDVRTLIPKLKGAGAEGIVEFPLNKVVE comes from the coding sequence ATGAAAGGCAAAGAAGATGGAAGCGGCAAAAAACTCAAGCTTGGCATCCCCAAGGGAAGCCTGCAGAATTCGACAATAGAATTGTTCAAGAAAGCCGGTTATGACATCCGCGCGGAAGAGCGCTCGTATTACCCGAAAATAAACGACGATGAAATAGAGTGCGTGCTCATCAGGGCGCAGGAAATGTCGCGTTACGTCGAACAGGGCGCAATCGACCTTGGCTTGACGGGAAAGGACTGGATTCTTGAAAACAAGTCAAGCGTTGACGAAATCGCGGACCTTGTTTACGCAAAATCCGGCCTTGGAAGGGTCAAATGGGTTCTGGCTGTGCCGAACGACTCGAAAATCAAAGGCGTGAAGGACCTGCAGGGAAAGAGGATCGCAACCGAACTTGTGGGATTCACAAAGGAATGGCTTGCAAAAAACAACGTCAAAGCCGAAGTGGAATTTTCATGGGGCGCAACCGAAGTCAAGCCGCCGACGCTTGCCGACGCAATCGTTGAAGTGACTGAAACCGGAAGCAGTTTGCGCGCGAACGGCCTGCGCATTGTCGAAACGCTCATGGAAAGCAACACGAAACTGATTGCAAACAAAGGCGCGGCAAAGGATTTGTGGAAGAGAAAGAAAATCGACGAAATCGCAACCCTGCTCAAAGGCGCAATCGCGGCGCAAACCCTTGCGGGGTTGATGATGAACGTGCAGGAAAAAAACCTGCAAAAAGTCCTCAAAGTCCTGCCATCATTGAACAATCCAACGGTTTCAAAGCTTTCCAAGGAAGGCTGGTTCGACGTTCTCACAATCGTCAAAATAGACGACGTCAGGACGCTCATTCCGAAACTGAAGGGTGCCGGCGCGGAAGGCATAGTCGAGTTTCCCTTGAACAAGGTCGTGGAATAG
- the hisH gene encoding imidazole glycerol phosphate synthase subunit HisH → MIAIIDYGRGNLQSVRNAFRKIGEKAVIAKTPEQVGKASKVVFPGVGNFGEAMRELREKKLDYAIEWAIEEGKPFLGICIGLQALFEESAESPESEGLKVLQGTVEKFEGKNLKVPQIGWNQVEKAKESALLEDVPDNSFFYFVHGYYAKPFDKDIVSGETDYGGKYCSAVEKDNVFAVQFHPEKSGAAGLKVLENFVEI, encoded by the coding sequence ATGATTGCAATCATTGATTATGGCAGGGGCAATTTGCAGAGCGTCCGCAACGCCTTCCGAAAAATCGGCGAAAAGGCAGTCATTGCGAAAACTCCTGAACAGGTGGGAAAAGCGAGCAAGGTCGTTTTTCCCGGCGTGGGCAATTTCGGCGAGGCAATGCGCGAACTGCGCGAAAAAAAACTGGACTACGCAATCGAATGGGCAATCGAGGAAGGAAAGCCTTTCCTCGGCATCTGCATCGGCCTCCAGGCGCTGTTCGAGGAAAGCGCGGAAAGCCCTGAAAGCGAAGGCCTGAAAGTTTTGCAGGGCACGGTTGAAAAATTTGAAGGAAAAAACCTGAAAGTTCCCCAGATCGGCTGGAACCAGGTCGAAAAGGCAAAGGAAAGCGCGCTGCTCGAGGATGTTCCCGACAATTCGTTCTTTTATTTCGTGCACGGCTATTATGCCAAGCCGTTCGACAAGGACATCGTCTCTGGCGAAACCGATTACGGCGGAAAATACTGTTCCGCTGTTGAAAAAGACAACGTTTTTGCCGTGCAATTCCACCCGGAAAAAAGCGGAGCCGCTGGACTTAAGGTGCTGGAGAATTTTGTTGAAATTTGA